In the Dioscorea cayenensis subsp. rotundata cultivar TDr96_F1 chromosome 12, TDr96_F1_v2_PseudoChromosome.rev07_lg8_w22 25.fasta, whole genome shotgun sequence genome, one interval contains:
- the LOC120273145 gene encoding zinc finger CCCH domain-containing protein 21-like, producing the protein MVATCVTTALPLENSGPSSNAENPLLATNEMPLEDMNLLLLTIHHETLEKVVESKKKEYSQNKPIEIIYKYFLEAVERNQYGWFWSQIKALLAEESEKMPIEEAYGNYEREELDAAKEIEENKDGQEDPTMQVEVARKTFLMMMMMDDDDNDDDDDDDDDDDDDDELDIDELNELETSLSKTSIQIREP; encoded by the exons ATGGTGGCTACTTGTGTTACTACTGCTTTGCCATTGGAGAATAGTGGACCCTCATCTAATGCAGAAAATCCCTTACTTGCTACAAATGAAATGCCATTAGAGGACATGAATCTTCTACTGCTAA CAATTCATCATGAGACACTGGAGAAGGTAGTGGAGTCAAAGAAAAAGGAGTACAGCCAAAACAAACCGATTGAGATTATTTACAAGTATTTCTTAGAAGCAGTTGAAAGGAATCAATATGGATGGTTTTGG TCTCAAATAAAGGCTTTATTGGCAGAAGAGTCAGAGAAGATGCCTATTGAAGAG GCTTATGGCAATTATGAAAGAGAAGAACTAGATGCTGCTAAAGAGATAGAAGAGAATAAAGATGGCCAAGAAGATCCAACCATGCAGGTGGAGGTGGCGAGGAAGACATtcctgatgatgatgatgatggatgaCGATGACAATGACGACGATGACGACgacgacgatgatgatgatgatgatgatgaactggACATTGATGAGTTAAATGAGCTGGAAACAAGCCTTTCTAAAACATCTATTCAAATCCGCGAGCCTTGA